The following are from one region of the Muntiacus reevesi chromosome 3, mMunRee1.1, whole genome shotgun sequence genome:
- the LOC136164107 gene encoding small cysteine and glycine repeat-containing protein 7-like, whose protein sequence is MGCCGCGSCGGCGGGCGGGCGGGCGGGCGGGCGGGCNSCRCYRVGCCTSCCPCCYGCCGGCCSVPVVCCHRRTCSCSCGKGCCQQKGCCQQRSCCQKQCCH, encoded by the coding sequence ATGGGCTGCTGTGGTTGTGGAAGTTGTGGTGGCTGCGGCGGGGGCTGCGGCGGGGGctgcggcggcggctgcggcgggggctgcggcggcggctgcggcggcggctGCAACAGCTGCAGATGCTACCGGGTGGGCTGCTGCACCAGCTGCTGCCCCTGCTGCTACGGCTGCTGCGGGGGCTGCTGCAGCGTCCCCGTGGTCTGCTGCCACCGCCGCACCTGCAGCTGCAGCTGTGGGAAGGGCTGTTGCCAGCAGAAGGGCTGTTGCCAGCAAAGGAGCTGCTGCCAGAAGCAGTGCTGCCACTAG